A single window of Asticcacaulis sp. AND118 DNA harbors:
- a CDS encoding ABC transporter permease yields MIAPLKRILAILAKEFIQMRRDRMTFGMMIMVPIIQLTLFGFAINSDPRRLPTALYLEETSPVVRSIAAAMAESTYFDVRTQVSDPAKADRLLEAGEVAFVVEVPSGFTRSLLRGERPQLLLSADASDPAATSGAVGQMNEIVRRALSHDLGRGWSGLQAAPPPVEVIVHRRYNPEGITQYNIVPGLLGVILTMTMIMITSMAMTRERERGTLENLLAMPARPWEVMVGKITPYVGVGLIQTGIVLMASTWVFGVPFLGSPWLLMACVGLFIIANLAVGFTFSTVARTQMQAMQMTFFFFLPSILLSGFMFPFRGMPDWAQWIGSVFPLTHFLRAVRGIMLKGADAAAVWHNIWPLLIFITFASFIALKRYRVTLD; encoded by the coding sequence ATGATCGCCCCGCTGAAGCGCATCCTCGCCATACTGGCCAAGGAATTTATCCAGATGCGGCGCGACCGCATGACCTTCGGCATGATGATCATGGTGCCGATCATCCAGTTGACCCTGTTCGGTTTCGCCATCAATTCCGATCCGCGCCGCCTGCCGACGGCCCTGTACCTTGAAGAGACCAGCCCCGTCGTTCGTTCGATCGCCGCCGCCATGGCCGAGTCGACCTATTTCGACGTGCGTACTCAGGTCTCCGACCCTGCTAAGGCCGACCGCCTGCTGGAAGCCGGCGAGGTGGCTTTCGTCGTCGAAGTGCCGTCGGGCTTTACGAGAAGCCTTTTGCGCGGCGAGCGGCCGCAACTGCTGCTGTCGGCGGATGCGTCCGATCCGGCGGCGACATCCGGGGCGGTGGGGCAGATGAACGAGATCGTCCGGCGCGCGCTCAGCCATGACCTTGGGCGTGGCTGGTCGGGTTTGCAGGCCGCTCCGCCGCCGGTCGAGGTCATCGTGCATCGCCGCTACAATCCCGAAGGCATCACTCAGTACAATATCGTGCCGGGCCTGCTGGGCGTTATTCTGACCATGACCATGATCATGATCACCTCCATGGCCATGACACGGGAACGCGAGCGCGGCACGCTGGAAAACCTGCTGGCCATGCCCGCCCGCCCGTGGGAGGTGATGGTGGGGAAGATCACGCCCTATGTCGGGGTTGGGCTGATCCAGACGGGCATTGTGCTGATGGCCTCGACCTGGGTGTTTGGCGTGCCGTTTCTGGGCTCCCCGTGGCTGCTGATGGCCTGCGTGGGGCTGTTCATCATCGCCAATCTGGCGGTGGGCTTCACCTTTTCCACCGTGGCCCGCACCCAGATGCAGGCCATGCAGATGACCTTTTTCTTCTTCCTGCCGTCGATCCTGTTGTCGGGTTTCATGTTCCCGTTCCGGGGGATGCCCGACTGGGCGCAGTGGATCGGCTCGGTATTCCCGTTGACCCACTTCCTGCGCGCCGTGAGGGGCATCATGCTCAAAGGGGCCGATGCGGCGGCGGTATGGCATAATATCTGGCCGCTGCTGATCTTCATCACCTTCGCCAGTTTTATCGCTCTCAAGCGTTATCGGGTGACGCTGGATTGA
- a CDS encoding M48 family metallopeptidase has translation MRPSLVRPSLAALTAALLMTAAQPAAAVDKYPERKPGQTPAAGTLEFSIWEETKKAERDARTSGERNHDEALNAYVRGVLDKVAGDYKGDLRLYVMDRPFFNASMGPNGYTEVWTGLLLRAQTEDEVAFVLGHEFAHYRHNHSTEAFENVKSNQNAAAAAGMVIAIIGAGAAANAGSYSAARDISNLTGGLIDAVYLGAIASYFAYSRDNETEADRFGNSYALNAHYDPYASVRIWSYLIEETKASDYERTRKRGGRINVFGSHPLESERVDALSKQADGFKVAGDDDEAQKQKRAAYRERIRPYLGRWLKDDLRRQDYGQTLFLIGHLQQDGLDTGLLNFYAGEAYRLRAKDNIGSPDLLAAANAYTEAAALPDAPPETRRQLGEVYRRMGRTQDAIAAYDTYLKTFPQAEDAWMVEDLLNSLKAAPAPAAPPAPVTN, from the coding sequence ATGCGCCCCTCTCTGGTGCGTCCTTCTCTGGCGGCCCTGACGGCCGCGCTCCTGATGACGGCGGCGCAGCCTGCTGCGGCCGTCGACAAGTATCCGGAGCGTAAGCCGGGTCAGACTCCGGCCGCCGGGACGCTGGAATTTTCCATCTGGGAAGAGACGAAGAAGGCCGAACGCGACGCCCGCACCTCGGGCGAGCGCAATCACGACGAAGCGCTCAACGCCTATGTGCGCGGCGTGCTGGACAAGGTGGCCGGCGATTACAAAGGCGACCTGCGCCTCTATGTGATGGACCGCCCCTTCTTCAACGCCTCCATGGGCCCCAACGGCTATACCGAAGTGTGGACCGGCCTTCTGCTGCGTGCCCAGACCGAGGACGAGGTGGCCTTCGTGCTGGGCCACGAATTCGCCCATTATCGCCATAACCATTCGACCGAGGCCTTCGAGAACGTCAAGTCGAACCAGAACGCGGCGGCGGCGGCGGGCATGGTCATCGCCATTATCGGGGCCGGAGCCGCCGCCAATGCCGGCAGCTATTCGGCGGCGCGCGACATTTCCAACCTGACCGGCGGCCTGATCGACGCCGTCTATCTGGGGGCCATCGCCTCCTACTTCGCCTATTCGCGCGACAATGAAACCGAGGCCGACCGGTTCGGGAATAGCTACGCGTTGAACGCACACTACGATCCCTACGCTTCAGTGCGCATCTGGTCCTACCTGATCGAAGAGACCAAGGCGTCCGATTACGAGCGGACGCGCAAGCGCGGCGGCCGCATCAATGTCTTCGGCTCGCACCCGCTGGAAAGCGAGCGCGTCGACGCCCTGAGCAAGCAGGCCGATGGCTTCAAGGTCGCGGGCGACGACGACGAGGCGCAGAAGCAGAAGCGCGCCGCCTATCGCGAGCGCATCCGTCCTTATCTCGGCCGGTGGCTCAAGGACGATCTGCGCCGTCAGGATTACGGTCAGACTCTGTTCCTAATCGGTCACCTGCAACAGGACGGCCTCGATACGGGGCTGCTGAACTTCTACGCCGGCGAAGCCTATCGTCTGCGCGCCAAGGACAATATCGGTTCGCCGGATCTGCTGGCCGCCGCCAACGCCTACACGGAGGCCGCCGCCCTGCCCGACGCGCCGCCCGAAACGCGGCGTCAACTCGGCGAAGTCTATCGCCGCATGGGCCGCACACAGGACGCCATCGCGGCCTATGACACCTATCTCAAGACCTTTCCGCAGGCGGAAGACGCCTGGATGGTCGAGGACCTGCTCAACAGCCTGAAGGCGGCGCCCGCACCCGCGGCCCCGCCAGCGCCTGTCACCAATTGA
- a CDS encoding TetR/AcrR family transcriptional regulator encodes MSILPKKRVRLSPDVRRDALLQAAYDLFSRHGYADTRMDDVAAAAGVSKGTVYLYFPTKEALFEALLRRDVLPRIGRLLFVLEHYNGPVGWLLKRVAGFVGGKLDSGNVPLYPKLLIREAARFPELARFYHEEVVTRVLAALEALFARAIARGELRAGDAKLYAHLFIAPVVKAALWHFTFGEVAEPAVKARPYLKAHVETFLRGLKP; translated from the coding sequence ATGTCTATCCTGCCTAAGAAAAGAGTGCGCCTGTCGCCCGATGTCCGCCGTGACGCCTTGCTGCAGGCGGCCTACGATCTGTTCAGCCGACACGGCTACGCCGATACGCGTATGGATGATGTGGCGGCGGCGGCGGGCGTGTCGAAGGGTACGGTCTATCTGTATTTCCCAACCAAGGAAGCGCTGTTCGAGGCCCTGTTGCGACGCGACGTACTGCCGCGTATCGGGCGGCTGTTGTTCGTGCTGGAGCACTATAACGGCCCCGTCGGCTGGCTGTTGAAGCGCGTGGCGGGGTTTGTGGGCGGCAAGCTCGATTCGGGCAATGTGCCGCTCTACCCCAAGCTTCTGATCCGCGAAGCGGCACGCTTTCCGGAGCTGGCGCGTTTCTATCACGAAGAGGTGGTGACGCGGGTTCTGGCGGCGCTGGAGGCGCTGTTTGCGCGGGCCATCGCGCGCGGCGAACTGCGGGCCGGAGACGCGAAGCTTTATGCCCATCTGTTTATCGCCCCGGTGGTCAAGGCCGCCCTGTGGCACTTCACCTTCGGCGAGGTGGCCGAACCGGCGGTGAAAGCGCGGCCCTATCTGAAGGCCCATGTCGAGACGTTTCTGAGGGGATTGAAGCCATGA
- a CDS encoding ABC transporter ATP-binding protein, with the protein MTDLAIDVHGLTKRFGDRTAVDNVAIRMPRGQVWGFLGPNGSGKTTTIRMLCGLLRPDAGQGTCLGHDIIAESRQIKRQVGYMTQKFSFWEDLSIRENLEFVARLYELKNVRHVIDRTLETLGLTSRQKQLAGTLSGGWKQRLALAACTLHNPSMLLLDEPTAGVDPQARRDFWDQIHRLAGEGLTVLVSTHYMDEAERCDEIVYIAYGKLMTQGPVTRIIDESGLHTWVAEGSGVRGLAERLRGRDGAEHVAYFGSALHVSGGDAATLDALIASEGGGTQWRRERPSLEDVFIHLMSKAEDKS; encoded by the coding sequence GTGACCGATCTCGCTATCGACGTTCACGGCCTGACCAAGCGCTTCGGCGATCGCACGGCGGTCGACAATGTCGCGATCCGGATGCCAAGAGGGCAGGTCTGGGGCTTTCTGGGCCCCAACGGGTCTGGCAAGACCACGACCATCCGTATGCTGTGCGGGCTGTTGCGGCCCGATGCCGGGCAGGGGACGTGTCTGGGCCACGACATCATCGCCGAGAGCCGTCAGATCAAGCGGCAGGTCGGTTACATGACGCAGAAGTTTTCCTTTTGGGAAGACCTGTCGATCCGCGAAAATCTGGAGTTCGTGGCGCGGCTCTACGAGTTGAAAAACGTCAGGCACGTCATTGACCGGACGCTGGAAACCCTCGGCCTGACCAGCCGTCAGAAACAACTGGCCGGCACCCTGTCCGGCGGCTGGAAGCAGCGGCTGGCGCTGGCGGCGTGCACCCTGCACAATCCGTCCATGCTGCTGCTGGACGAGCCGACGGCAGGCGTCGATCCGCAGGCGCGGCGCGACTTCTGGGACCAGATCCACCGGCTGGCCGGCGAAGGCCTGACCGTGCTGGTCTCGACCCACTACATGGACGAGGCGGAACGCTGCGACGAGATCGTCTATATCGCCTACGGCAAGCTGATGACGCAGGGGCCGGTGACACGCATCATCGACGAAAGCGGCCTGCACACCTGGGTGGCGGAGGGTTCCGGGGTGCGCGGTTTGGCCGAACGCCTGCGCGGGCGCGATGGCGCCGAACACGTCGCCTATTTCGGCTCGGCCCTGCACGTGTCAGGCGGCGATGCGGCCACACTCGACGCCCTGATCGCCAGCGAAGGGGGCGGGACGCAATGGCGGCGCGAACGCCCCAGCCTCGAAGACGTGTTCATCCATCTAATGAGTAAAGCGGAGGACAAGTCATGA
- a CDS encoding ABC transporter substrate-binding protein gives MTSTPRPTEFHDKSDCAPPADGAARRSRLAIFFRKAHQMSADIPQNSAFSETIPNLWYTRCPVPTPLGLAVQLGYFRDEFAAEGLELKSLQESLDPTVKESHFDHTLKNSFRQGGNIPAIWAKANGRETRVIGLNWTDESLLVITLPGSRISTSKDLKGRRLALPVNPGSIDFNRATALRAYDQVLRLEGLGLTDVELVDVVAPALSDAGADIDGSGRRIRRRSGYFAEIKALLNGDVDAIFVKGVAGLEITRALAAHVVTDIGFHPDPKVRINNGAPRTLTVDQALLDARPDIVARFLRRVVQAGEWARQHPAETHDFIARETSSYPDLVRAAYGENVHQNLDTFLNEEAIAALGDFKDFLFRHGFLKTDFDVHKWISYTGFEALESAIAAQ, from the coding sequence TTGACGTCAACGCCGCGACCCACCGAATTCCACGACAAGTCTGATTGCGCGCCACCAGCAGACGGGGCTGCGCGTCGCTCCCGCCTTGCCATTTTCTTCAGAAAGGCTCATCAGATGAGCGCTGATATACCACAAAATTCTGCTTTTTCAGAGACAATTCCAAACCTCTGGTACACGCGTTGCCCCGTCCCGACGCCACTGGGTCTTGCGGTTCAACTCGGCTATTTTCGCGATGAATTTGCCGCCGAAGGGCTGGAATTGAAATCCCTTCAGGAAAGTCTCGATCCGACGGTAAAGGAATCGCACTTCGATCACACCCTGAAAAACTCCTTCCGACAAGGAGGAAATATACCGGCCATCTGGGCCAAGGCCAATGGACGCGAAACGCGCGTTATCGGCCTGAACTGGACAGATGAGTCCCTGCTGGTGATTACTCTGCCCGGTTCCCGCATTTCCACGAGCAAGGACCTCAAGGGGCGTCGCCTCGCCCTGCCCGTAAACCCCGGTTCTATCGACTTCAACCGGGCCACGGCGCTGCGGGCCTACGATCAGGTGCTGCGACTGGAAGGCCTTGGGCTGACAGATGTCGAACTCGTCGATGTAGTGGCGCCGGCCCTTTCCGATGCCGGGGCCGACATCGACGGCTCAGGGCGCCGGATTCGCCGCCGTTCGGGCTATTTTGCGGAGATCAAGGCCCTGCTCAACGGTGACGTTGACGCCATCTTCGTCAAGGGTGTCGCCGGTCTTGAAATTACGCGCGCCCTTGCCGCCCACGTGGTCACAGATATTGGCTTCCACCCCGATCCGAAGGTCCGCATCAACAATGGCGCGCCACGCACCCTGACGGTCGATCAGGCCCTGCTCGATGCCCGTCCCGACATCGTCGCGCGCTTTCTCCGTCGTGTGGTGCAGGCTGGGGAATGGGCGCGTCAGCACCCCGCCGAAACCCATGATTTCATCGCGCGGGAAACGTCGAGTTACCCCGATCTGGTCCGCGCGGCCTATGGCGAAAACGTGCATCAAAACCTCGACACCTTCCTGAATGAGGAGGCGATCGCAGCTCTGGGGGATTTCAAGGACTTCCTGTTCCGCCATGGCTTCCTGAAGACCGATTTCGACGTTCACAAGTGGATTTCCTACACGGGCTTTGAAGCCCTCGAAAGCGCGATCGCCGCGCAATAA
- a CDS encoding TonB-dependent receptor, producing MTTSLIGRRALWLASTTLLAFTVPAFADETTPADDQSITRQAAEEAALRRNDKAGSVETVVVTANKRSESAQKVPTALSVVSGIALERQEIRSAGDVVRFIPNASAAQTESRNRPRWFIRGIGSNDPAANVVNPVGVYIDEVYLNAPWFQAFPAFDLDRVEVLRGPQGTLWGKNTVGGAIHYVSRKPQFTPGGFARVGLGNFDSYNAQGAVTGPLSETLAARLSFSTEKRGGIATNKVTGEDDFGKVNDSAVRFQLLYRPNDDFEALLSLRARNSDGTPIARYIEPAYPDNATFKGASAAFDDYGNAATKAPDVGASNVDGSSKTDQTGATLTLNWSRGDYTLTSITAADNGRQVSKSDGDFTPFEGSRSYADIEIVCEISAVTCDC from the coding sequence ATGACGACCTCCCTTATCGGACGGCGCGCGCTGTGGCTCGCCTCCACGACTCTCCTTGCCTTTACGGTCCCCGCCTTTGCAGATGAGACGACACCGGCGGACGATCAGTCGATCACACGTCAAGCCGCCGAAGAAGCCGCCCTGCGCCGCAATGACAAGGCCGGCAGCGTTGAAACCGTAGTGGTCACGGCCAACAAACGTTCGGAAAGCGCCCAGAAGGTGCCGACCGCCCTCAGCGTGGTTTCAGGCATCGCGCTGGAGCGGCAGGAAATCCGCTCGGCCGGTGACGTGGTGCGCTTTATCCCCAACGCCTCTGCCGCGCAGACCGAGTCGCGCAATCGCCCGCGCTGGTTCATCCGCGGCATCGGCTCCAACGATCCGGCGGCCAATGTCGTCAACCCGGTCGGTGTCTATATAGACGAAGTCTATCTGAACGCGCCTTGGTTTCAGGCCTTTCCGGCCTTCGATCTTGATCGCGTCGAAGTGCTCAGGGGGCCGCAAGGCACGCTGTGGGGCAAGAATACGGTCGGCGGGGCGATCCACTACGTCTCGCGCAAGCCGCAGTTTACGCCGGGCGGCTTTGCGCGCGTGGGGCTGGGTAATTTCGACAGCTATAACGCACAGGGCGCCGTGACGGGTCCGTTGTCCGAAACACTGGCGGCACGTCTCTCGTTCAGTACAGAAAAGCGCGGCGGCATAGCGACCAACAAAGTCACGGGGGAAGATGATTTCGGCAAGGTGAACGACTCCGCCGTCCGCTTCCAGTTGCTCTATCGTCCGAACGACGATTTCGAAGCGCTATTGTCGCTGCGGGCCCGCAACTCGGACGGTACGCCGATTGCGCGCTATATCGAGCCGGCCTATCCCGACAATGCGACCTTCAAAGGCGCCAGCGCGGCCTTTGATGACTACGGGAACGCCGCAACCAAGGCTCCCGATGTCGGTGCGTCCAATGTGGATGGCTCTTCCAAGACCGATCAGACAGGCGCAACGCTGACACTTAACTGGTCGCGCGGCGACTACACCCTGACCTCGATCACAGCTGCGGACAATGGTCGTCAGGTGTCGAAGTCCGACGGCGACTTTACGCCGTTTGAAGGCTCGCGGTCCTATGCCGACATCGAAATAGTGTGCGAAATTTCCGCTGTCACCTGCGACTGCTGA
- a CDS encoding methyl-accepting chemotaxis protein, giving the protein MTVQGIKPLRDGVLAGALVFGVALVASLAVYMTAQHGMKTEIRDNLSGLSNQAAVLLDAETLSTFTSGTDKAGADYQKVAAPFQKLVDADKRLAFIYAMVEREGKVYFVMDVQPTGSASEPSAVMEEYKDASPLLVQAFRDRKAATESEPVTDKWGTFLSGYAPYTDASGQFAGLVGVDITLKEYQASLNRIRLALLIGLGLAALCAVGVGLGVYRARQVMARSRQAAAEQAQRISDMERQRQETEADEAERAAQLRRRTLNTLADELEASVTTVVSEVVSATALLKGEADNVTHIAQDTKTRTQRVSGISQDAASNSAQVAAAAEELTASIAAIREQAEHAAAVVKVASDKGDTAKSVIQRLSESSGRIGDVVGLINTIAGQINLLSLNATIEAARAGEAGRGFAVVASEVKALSNQVSKALGDISALVGAIQSETQLSVEAMNDILHTIAEIEAGTGVIAEAVGQQSQVTAEISHTISMSA; this is encoded by the coding sequence ATGACGGTTCAGGGTATCAAGCCCCTGCGCGACGGCGTGCTGGCGGGCGCATTGGTGTTCGGCGTGGCGTTGGTGGCGTCGCTGGCGGTTTATATGACGGCGCAGCATGGCATGAAGACCGAGATTCGCGACAATCTGAGCGGGCTCTCGAATCAGGCCGCGGTGCTGCTGGATGCCGAAACCCTTTCGACCTTCACATCCGGGACGGACAAGGCGGGCGCCGATTATCAGAAGGTCGCTGCGCCGTTTCAGAAACTGGTCGATGCCGACAAGCGTCTGGCCTTCATCTACGCCATGGTCGAGCGCGAGGGTAAGGTCTATTTCGTCATGGATGTGCAGCCGACCGGCAGCGCCAGTGAACCCTCGGCGGTCATGGAGGAGTATAAAGACGCCTCGCCCCTTCTGGTTCAGGCCTTCCGCGACCGCAAGGCTGCGACCGAAAGCGAACCGGTTACCGATAAATGGGGCACCTTCCTGTCCGGTTATGCGCCCTATACCGATGCTTCGGGGCAGTTTGCCGGTCTGGTCGGGGTGGACATCACGCTTAAAGAATATCAGGCCAGCCTCAATCGCATCCGCCTGGCGCTGCTGATCGGTCTGGGGCTGGCCGCCCTGTGCGCGGTCGGCGTCGGCCTTGGCGTCTATCGGGCGCGTCAGGTCATGGCCCGCTCGCGTCAGGCCGCGGCGGAACAGGCGCAGCGCATCAGCGACATGGAGCGTCAGCGTCAGGAAACCGAAGCGGACGAGGCCGAACGTGCTGCGCAACTGCGCCGCCGCACGCTGAATACGCTGGCTGACGAACTGGAGGCTTCGGTAACGACGGTGGTCAGCGAAGTGGTATCGGCCACGGCTCTGCTGAAAGGCGAAGCCGATAATGTCACCCACATTGCGCAGGACACCAAAACGCGCACCCAACGCGTTTCTGGTATTTCGCAGGATGCCGCCTCCAACTCCGCTCAGGTGGCGGCCGCCGCTGAAGAACTGACGGCCTCCATCGCCGCCATCCGCGAACAGGCCGAACACGCCGCCGCCGTGGTGAAGGTGGCCTCGGATAAGGGCGATACGGCCAAGTCGGTTATTCAACGCTTAAGCGAATCGTCGGGTCGTATCGGCGATGTCGTCGGCCTGATCAACACGATTGCTGGGCAAATCAACCTCCTGTCGCTCAATGCAACGATTGAGGCGGCGCGCGCGGGTGAGGCGGGTCGCGGCTTTGCCGTTGTGGCCTCTGAGGTCAAGGCCCTGTCCAATCAGGTGTCAAAAGCGCTGGGCGATATTTCGGCGCTGGTCGGCGCGATCCAGTCGGAAACCCAGTTGTCGGTCGAGGCGATGAACGACATCCTCCATACCATTGCCGAGATTGAGGCCGGCACCGGTGTCATTGCCGAAGCCGTGGGTCAGCAGTCGCAGGTGACAGCGGAAATTTCGCACACTATTTCGATGTCGGCATAG
- a CDS encoding HlyD family secretion protein, protein MRIEAKAGRYALLCLPLLLTACAKEEAGHYTGYVEAQSVAVAAPQSGWLTEVYVDDGAAVAEGQPLFTLDATQQQQALTGAQSRVQAAEATATDLTKGAREADIAPLLKERDQARASLDLARSEEARYARLAPQGYVSQAKLDQLRATRKAAEASVAAIERNIDAQRQAARSDQRVAARAQAQAAGADAAQAQWALDERAVRSRLNGQVERRLREAGEFVTAGTPVISVYPKGRKFVRFYVPQADLAKFKVGQSIRVTCDGCAGQTAKVRYISPEAEFTPPVIYSVRERKKLVFLIEATPQKPETLKAGQPVDVAL, encoded by the coding sequence ATGAGGATTGAAGCCAAGGCCGGCCGTTACGCGCTCCTATGCTTGCCATTGCTCCTGACGGCGTGCGCCAAAGAAGAGGCCGGCCACTATACCGGCTATGTCGAGGCACAGTCGGTCGCCGTGGCCGCGCCGCAGTCCGGCTGGCTGACCGAGGTCTATGTCGACGATGGCGCGGCTGTGGCCGAAGGGCAGCCGCTGTTCACCCTCGACGCCACGCAGCAGCAACAGGCGCTGACCGGGGCGCAAAGCCGCGTGCAGGCGGCGGAAGCCACGGCGACCGACCTGACCAAGGGCGCACGCGAGGCGGATATTGCGCCGCTGCTGAAAGAGCGCGATCAGGCCCGCGCCTCGCTCGACCTGGCCCGTTCCGAAGAGGCGCGCTACGCCAGACTGGCGCCGCAGGGCTATGTGTCGCAGGCCAAGCTCGATCAGTTGCGCGCTACGCGAAAGGCGGCGGAGGCCAGCGTCGCGGCCATCGAGCGCAATATAGACGCCCAGCGTCAGGCGGCGCGCAGCGATCAACGGGTTGCCGCCCGTGCGCAGGCGCAGGCCGCCGGGGCCGATGCCGCTCAGGCGCAATGGGCGCTGGACGAGCGCGCGGTGCGCTCGCGCCTGAACGGGCAGGTCGAGCGCCGGTTGCGCGAAGCCGGTGAGTTCGTCACCGCCGGAACACCGGTGATCAGCGTCTATCCCAAGGGACGCAAATTCGTGCGCTTCTACGTGCCGCAGGCCGATCTGGCCAAGTTCAAGGTCGGGCAGTCGATCCGCGTGACCTGTGACGGCTGCGCGGGGCAAACGGCCAAGGTGCGCTACATCTCGCCGGAGGCTGAGTTTACGCCGCCGGTCATCTATTCGGTGCGCGAGCGCAAGAAGCTGGTCTTCCTGATCGAGGCGACGCCGCAAAAGCCCGAAACGCTGAAGGCCGGTCAGCCGGTGGACGTGGCGCTGTGA
- a CDS encoding alpha/beta fold hydrolase yields the protein MFKRSRFARSRPSLAVWLTIAFAIIIACASGARAATPFPDALTARFSVEVVGNGPDLILIPGLNCSREVCEATADRLKARYRLHLVNIAGFAGEPAAANAQGPVIVPTVEALNAYIAQNGLKDPVVVGHSLGGLMGLKLAADHPQSLSRLIVVDALPFIGVLFNPAATAETIAPQAAQMRDRLLRLDDAAYRAQQDAIVAALPESKTEADRNQRRIALWGAASDRRVSAQALYDDMVMDLRPDLPKIAVPVHVFVPHHASMPYTAEQTAAFYTEQYAGAARLNIVRIEASRHFIMYDQPQAFAAALDAALQK from the coding sequence ATGTTCAAACGCAGCCGTTTCGCGCGTTCGCGCCCCTCCCTTGCCGTCTGGCTGACCATCGCTTTCGCCATCATCATCGCCTGTGCGTCAGGGGCCAGAGCGGCCACACCCTTCCCTGACGCCCTGACCGCGCGCTTCTCGGTCGAGGTCGTCGGCAACGGCCCTGACCTTATCCTCATCCCCGGCCTCAACTGCTCGCGCGAGGTGTGCGAAGCGACCGCAGATCGGCTCAAGGCCCGCTATCGGCTTCACCTCGTCAACATCGCCGGTTTCGCCGGTGAGCCCGCCGCCGCCAATGCGCAGGGCCCGGTCATCGTCCCGACGGTCGAGGCACTCAACGCCTATATCGCGCAGAACGGGCTGAAAGACCCCGTCGTCGTCGGCCACTCCCTGGGCGGGCTGATGGGCCTGAAACTGGCCGCCGACCATCCGCAATCCCTGTCCAGGCTGATCGTCGTCGACGCCCTGCCCTTTATCGGCGTGCTGTTCAACCCCGCCGCCACCGCCGAAACCATCGCCCCGCAGGCCGCCCAGATGCGTGACCGCCTGCTCAGGCTCGACGACGCGGCCTACAGGGCGCAGCAGGATGCGATTGTCGCTGCCCTGCCCGAATCCAAAACCGAAGCCGACAGGAACCAGCGCCGCATCGCCCTGTGGGGCGCGGCCAGCGACCGCCGCGTCTCGGCTCAGGCCTTATATGACGACATGGTCATGGACCTGCGCCCGGATCTGCCGAAGATCGCGGTCCCGGTGCATGTCTTCGTGCCCCACCACGCCTCCATGCCCTACACGGCGGAACAGACCGCCGCCTTTTACACGGAACAGTATGCGGGCGCCGCCCGACTGAATATTGTCCGCATTGAGGCAAGCCGGCACTTTATTATGTACGATCAGCCGCAGGCCTTCGCCGCAGCGCTGGATGCCGCGCTGCAAAAATAG
- a CDS encoding helix-turn-helix transcriptional regulator: MKNRLKELRTEAGLTQADLAARLSVSRQAVIAIESDKHDPSLDLAYRIAAIFDLPVETIFDNPHRLISGQ; encoded by the coding sequence ATGAAGAACCGTCTGAAAGAATTGCGCACCGAGGCCGGTCTGACCCAGGCCGATCTGGCCGCGCGCCTCAGCGTCTCGCGTCAGGCCGTCATCGCCATCGAATCCGATAAACACGACCCGTCGCTCGATCTGGCCTATCGCATCGCCGCCATCTTCGATCTGCCCGTCGAAACGATCTTCGACAATCCGCACCGCCTGATTTCCGGCCAATAA